The following are encoded in a window of Clostridium thermarum genomic DNA:
- a CDS encoding TetR/AcrR family transcriptional regulator, with the protein MNGYEKRTQDKRNQVLEAAFELMSKDGGIENLTIDDVAKNAKVSKTSIFKYFGSKENLINEVFKYFLDKIGNTAREIMSKNMPFEETLIAMTQNKINHIKKINKQFYLDLMDFLTRKQDNGLSLLMDQYTKESYSIMLDLFHRGRKEGKVDLKYSDEFLLLYFQSIVEGISSPHIYERILPYTAQWTELLIKGIAPSK; encoded by the coding sequence ATGAATGGTTATGAGAAGAGGACACAGGATAAAAGAAATCAAGTCTTAGAAGCGGCTTTTGAGTTGATGAGCAAAGATGGCGGCATAGAAAACCTAACAATAGATGATGTGGCCAAAAATGCTAAGGTTAGTAAAACTTCCATTTTCAAATATTTCGGGAGTAAAGAAAATCTTATCAATGAGGTTTTTAAGTACTTTTTAGATAAAATAGGGAATACTGCCCGAGAAATTATGAGCAAAAATATGCCTTTCGAAGAAACACTCATTGCAATGACTCAAAATAAAATTAATCATATAAAAAAAATTAACAAACAATTTTATTTGGACTTGATGGATTTTTTAACCAGGAAGCAGGACAATGGATTATCATTGTTAATGGATCAATACACCAAAGAAAGCTACAGTATTATGCTGGATTTGTTCCATCGTGGGCGTAAAGAAGGCAAGGTTGATTTGAAATATTCAGATGAATTTCTTTTGCTCTATTTTCAATCTATTGTTGAAGGTATTTCCAGCCCACACATCTACGAAAGAATTCTACCTTATACAGCCCAATGGACAGAATTGCTTATTAAAGGTATTGCGCCAAGTAAATAG